The proteins below come from a single Streptococcus canis genomic window:
- a CDS encoding GNAT family N-acetyltransferase — protein sequence MDIWTQLAAFAFFDTPKVVLRPFQYADHQAFYEMVTDTKHLHYVFPNTRTKVESDYLLVHGFMKAPLGVWAIEDKLTHQLIGSIRLEHYDAKTASAEIGYFLHQTYWGQGIMTEVLKTLAFLSFQTFGLKQLQLITHLENTASQRVAEKVGFHFQKRFKGSDRNTHKMRDYKAYQLTIGDNHYE from the coding sequence ATGGATATTTGGACACAACTGGCAGCATTTGCTTTTTTCGACACGCCAAAAGTGGTCTTGAGACCCTTTCAATATGCGGATCATCAAGCTTTTTATGAGATGGTTACTGATACCAAACACCTTCATTATGTGTTTCCTAACACAAGGACCAAGGTAGAGAGTGATTACCTTTTGGTGCATGGATTTATGAAGGCGCCTTTAGGTGTTTGGGCGATTGAAGATAAGCTGACGCACCAGCTCATTGGTTCTATTCGATTAGAACACTACGATGCCAAAACGGCTAGTGCTGAGATTGGTTATTTTTTGCATCAAACCTATTGGGGACAAGGTATCATGACTGAAGTTTTAAAAACGTTAGCTTTCTTGTCTTTTCAAACCTTTGGCTTAAAACAGTTGCAGCTTATCACTCACTTAGAAAATACTGCTAGTCAACGAGTGGCAGAAAAGGTTGGCTTTCATTTTCAAAAACGTTTTAAAGGCAGTGACCGCAATACCCACAAGATGCGTGATTATAAAGCATACCAACTAACGATAGGTGATAATCATTATGAGTAA
- the metK gene encoding methionine adenosyltransferase, with translation MSERKLFTSESVSEGHPDKIADQISDAILDAILAEDPEAHVAAETCVYTGSVHVFGEISTTAYVDINRVVRDTIAEIGYTEAEYGFSAESVGVHPSLVEQSGDIAQGVNEALESREGDTDDLSHIGAGDQGLMFGFAIDETPELMPLPISLAHQLVRRLAELRKSHEMSYLRPDAKSQVTVEYDEDDKPVRVDTVVISTQHDPEATNDQIRQDVIEKVIKAIIPAHYLDDETKFFINPTGRFVIGGPQGDSGLTGRKIIVDTYGGYSRHGGGAFSGKDATKVDRSASYAARYIAKNLVAAGLASKAEVQLAYAIGVAQPVSVRVDTFGTSTVSEGILEAAIRQVFDLRPAGIIQMLDLKRPIYKQTAAYGHMGRTDIDLPWERLDKVDTLTEVVKTLS, from the coding sequence ATGTCAGAACGTAAACTTTTCACGTCTGAGTCAGTATCTGAGGGGCATCCAGATAAGATTGCAGACCAAATTTCAGATGCTATCTTGGATGCTATTTTAGCAGAAGATCCAGAAGCCCATGTGGCCGCAGAAACTTGTGTTTACACAGGTTCCGTCCATGTTTTTGGAGAAATCTCAACAACAGCATACGTTGATATTAACCGTGTGGTCCGTGACACCATTGCAGAAATTGGTTATACAGAAGCAGAATATGGCTTTTCAGCAGAATCAGTAGGAGTACACCCATCACTTGTGGAACAATCTGGCGACATCGCTCAGGGGGTTAATGAAGCTCTTGAAAGCAGAGAAGGTGATACTGATGACCTTAGCCATATTGGAGCGGGTGACCAAGGGCTCATGTTTGGTTTTGCCATCGATGAAACACCAGAATTGATGCCTTTACCTATTTCCTTAGCTCATCAATTGGTGCGTCGTTTAGCCGAATTACGTAAGTCACATGAGATGAGTTATCTACGCCCAGACGCCAAGTCGCAAGTAACCGTTGAATATGACGAAGATGATAAACCAGTCCGTGTGGATACAGTGGTTATCTCAACGCAACATGATCCAGAAGCTACTAATGACCAAATCCGTCAGGACGTGATTGAAAAAGTCATCAAGGCAATTATTCCAGCGCATTATTTAGATGATGAAACAAAGTTCTTCATTAATCCAACAGGTCGTTTTGTTATCGGAGGCCCTCAAGGGGACTCTGGTTTGACCGGACGTAAGATTATTGTGGATACCTATGGAGGCTACTCACGCCATGGTGGCGGTGCCTTTTCAGGTAAAGATGCAACAAAAGTGGATCGTTCTGCATCTTACGCTGCTCGCTATATTGCTAAAAATCTTGTGGCAGCAGGACTTGCAAGCAAGGCAGAAGTGCAATTGGCTTATGCGATTGGGGTTGCTCAGCCTGTATCTGTTCGGGTAGATACATTTGGTACGTCTACGGTTTCTGAAGGTATTTTAGAAGCGGCTATTCGCCAAGTCTTTGATTTGCGTCCAGCAGGCATTATTCAAATGCTTGACTTAAAACGCCCTATCTACAAACAAACCGCTGCTTATGGACATATGGGAAGAACAGATATTGACTTGCCGTGGGAACGTTTAGATAAGGTAGACACCTTAACCGAAGTTGTTAAAACATTGTCTTAA
- a CDS encoding UDP-N-acetylglucosamine 1-carboxyvinyltransferase — protein MRKIVINGGKALSGEVAVSGAKNSVVALIPAIILADDIVTLDGVPAISDVDSLIEIMELMGAKVNYHGDTLEIDPRGVQDIPMPYGKINSLRASYYFYGSLLGRFGQAVVGLPGGCDLGPRPIDLHLKAFEAMGATVSYEGENMNLSTNGQKIHGAHIYMDTVSVGATINTMIAAAKATGKTVIENAAREPEIIDVATLLNNMGAHIRGAGTDIITIEGVDRLHGTRHQVIPDRIEAGTYIALAAAIGNGVKVTNVLYEHLESFIAKLEEMGVRMTVEEDAIFVEKQETLKAVTIKTSPYPGFATDLQQPLTPLLLKAEGRGSIIDTIYEKRINHVPELARMGAGISVLGGKIVYQGPNDLTGANVKATDLRAGAALVTAGLMAEGRTEITNIEFILRGYANIIAKLTALGADIQLIED, from the coding sequence ATGCGTAAAATTGTTATTAATGGCGGAAAAGCCTTGTCTGGGGAAGTGGCAGTCTCAGGAGCAAAGAATAGTGTTGTTGCCCTTATCCCAGCGATTATCTTGGCAGATGATATTGTAACCTTAGACGGCGTTCCTGCTATTAGTGATGTAGATAGTCTGATTGAAATCATGGAATTGATGGGAGCTAAGGTAAACTACCACGGGGACACTCTAGAGATTGATCCTAGAGGGGTACAAGATATTCCGATGCCTTATGGTAAAATCAATAGCCTTCGAGCTTCCTATTATTTCTATGGTAGTCTTTTGGGACGCTTTGGTCAGGCTGTTGTTGGCTTACCTGGTGGTTGTGATTTAGGGCCAAGACCAATTGATTTACATTTGAAAGCTTTTGAGGCAATGGGAGCTACTGTATCTTATGAGGGAGAAAACATGAATTTGTCCACCAATGGTCAAAAGATTCATGGGGCTCATATTTACATGGATACTGTTAGCGTAGGGGCAACTATTAATACCATGATTGCAGCAGCCAAAGCAACAGGAAAAACGGTTATTGAAAACGCCGCACGCGAGCCTGAAATTATTGATGTTGCAACCCTTTTGAATAATATGGGAGCTCATATTCGTGGAGCGGGAACAGATATAATCACTATTGAAGGTGTTGATAGATTACATGGAACCAGACATCAAGTGATTCCAGACCGTATCGAAGCGGGGACCTATATTGCTTTAGCAGCAGCTATTGGAAATGGGGTTAAAGTGACTAATGTCCTTTATGAGCACTTAGAAAGTTTCATTGCTAAATTAGAAGAGATGGGTGTTCGCATGACTGTGGAAGAAGATGCCATCTTTGTTGAAAAGCAAGAAACCCTCAAGGCGGTGACCATCAAAACGTCCCCTTATCCAGGGTTTGCAACTGATTTACAACAACCCTTAACACCTTTATTGCTAAAAGCAGAGGGACGAGGTAGCATTATTGATACCATTTATGAAAAACGCATTAACCATGTGCCTGAATTAGCTCGTATGGGAGCAGGTATCTCTGTTCTTGGTGGCAAAATTGTTTATCAAGGGCCAAATGACTTGACGGGTGCCAACGTTAAGGCGACTGATTTGCGTGCTGGGGCTGCTCTAGTGACAGCAGGTCTGATGGCTGAAGGTAGGACTGAAATCACAAATATTGAGTTTATTTTGCGTGGCTATGCCAATATTATTGCTAAGTTAACAGCTTTAGGAGCAGATATTCAATTAATCGAAGACTAG
- a CDS encoding LCP family protein encodes MTKYTSGGLSHHEELRYFYLLRNLTYLSENEKREFAFLKSKMEAGRTHSSSSKSRSEVRQPTSYPVDGYYQGDYPKTYLDQTYTEEGAPLGPSGLPLYPREENRRSKRQAKVATRQAMVSQEPVYGYCQEYPQDLNPRYGDYTYQEDYADPTPLPKTKKRSRKKKSYLKGFFKLIGLLLLVMVLGLGFMFAKGIFEVSTNKVNYKPAVSQAFNGKETKDGTNILILGSDQRVTQGSTEARTDTIMVVNVGNKDKKTKMVSFMRDTLVNIPGYSYNDSDSYDLKLNTSFNLGEQENHHGAEFVRQTLKHNFDIDIKYYVMVDFETFAEAIDTLFPNGVTIDAKFATVGGVAVDSVEVPDDLRMKDGVVPNQTIDVGEQQMDGRTLLNYARFRKDDEGDFGRTVRQQQVMSAVMSQIKDPAKLFTGSAAIGKIYALTSTNVSFPFVLKNGVSILGSGKNGVEHVTIPENGDWVDEYDMYGGQALHIDFDKYQKTLAKLGLR; translated from the coding sequence ATGACAAAATACACCAGCGGTGGCCTTAGTCACCATGAAGAATTGCGTTATTTTTATCTCCTAAGGAACCTAACTTACCTTAGTGAGAATGAAAAAAGAGAGTTTGCTTTTTTAAAGTCAAAAATGGAGGCTGGTCGTACCCACTCTAGTTCTTCGAAAAGTCGAAGTGAGGTAAGGCAGCCGACTTCCTATCCAGTAGACGGTTACTACCAAGGGGATTATCCCAAAACTTACCTAGACCAGACTTACACTGAAGAAGGAGCACCCTTAGGTCCTAGTGGCTTGCCCTTATATCCTAGGGAAGAAAACCGCCGCTCAAAAAGACAGGCTAAAGTAGCCACTCGTCAAGCCATGGTTAGCCAAGAACCAGTCTATGGCTATTGTCAAGAATATCCCCAAGACCTGAACCCGAGATATGGTGATTATACTTATCAAGAAGACTATGCTGACCCAACACCACTGCCAAAGACTAAAAAAAGAAGCCGCAAGAAAAAGAGCTACCTGAAGGGGTTTTTTAAACTGATTGGCTTACTGTTACTGGTCATGGTCTTAGGGCTCGGTTTCATGTTTGCCAAAGGCATTTTTGAGGTGTCTACTAACAAAGTCAATTACAAGCCAGCTGTTTCTCAAGCCTTTAACGGCAAAGAGACCAAAGACGGAACCAATATCCTTATTCTAGGTTCTGATCAGAGGGTTACCCAAGGCTCTACCGAAGCTCGGACAGATACCATTATGGTTGTTAATGTCGGCAATAAAGATAAAAAAACCAAAATGGTCTCCTTTATGCGAGATACCTTGGTTAACATTCCAGGATATAGTTATAATGATAGTGATTCCTATGACCTTAAGTTAAACACTTCCTTCAATTTAGGAGAACAAGAAAATCATCACGGGGCAGAATTTGTTCGCCAAACCCTCAAACATAATTTTGACATTGACATCAAGTATTATGTGATGGTTGACTTTGAAACCTTTGCAGAAGCTATTGACACACTTTTCCCTAATGGTGTTACAATTGATGCTAAATTTGCAACAGTAGGTGGTGTAGCCGTTGACTCCGTAGAAGTTCCAGATGATTTACGAATGAAAGATGGGGTTGTTCCCAACCAAACCATCGACGTTGGAGAACAACAGATGGACGGTAGAACCTTGTTGAATTATGCCCGTTTTCGTAAAGATGATGAGGGAGATTTTGGACGAACCGTCCGTCAGCAACAGGTCATGTCAGCTGTTATGTCCCAAATTAAGGACCCAGCTAAACTCTTTACAGGTTCTGCAGCCATTGGTAAAATTTATGCCTTGACTTCGACCAATGTTTCCTTTCCTTTTGTCCTCAAAAACGGGGTTTCTATTTTAGGCAGTGGAAAAAATGGGGTTGAGCACGTTACCATCCCAGAAAATGGCGATTGGGTTGATGAATATGATATGTATGGTGGCCAAGCCCTTCACATTGATTTTGACAAGTATCAAAAAACGTTAGCTAAATTAGGACTGCGCTAA
- a CDS encoding methionyl aminopeptidase gives MITLKSAREIEAMDRAGDFLAGIHIGLREIIKPGVDMWEVEAYVRRRCKEDNVLPLQIGVDGHMMDYPYATCCGLNDEVAHAFPRHYILKEGDLLKVDMVLSEPLDKSIVDVAALDFDNVPEMKKWTESYTGGLADSCWAYAVGTPSDEVKQLMDVTKEAMYRGIEKAVIGNRIGDIGAAVQEYAESFGYGVVRDLVGHGVGPTMHEEPMVPNYGTAGRGLRLKEGMVLTVEPMINTGTWEIDTDIKTGWAHKTLDGGLSCQYEHQFVITKDGPVILTSQGEERTY, from the coding sequence ATGATAACATTGAAATCTGCCCGCGAAATAGAAGCGATGGATAGAGCAGGAGACTTCTTAGCAGGTATTCATATTGGCTTAAGAGAGATTATTAAGCCTGGTGTGGACATGTGGGAAGTGGAAGCATACGTTCGTCGCCGTTGTAAAGAAGACAACGTTCTTCCTTTGCAAATTGGGGTTGATGGTCACATGATGGACTATCCCTATGCGACCTGTTGCGGCTTAAATGACGAAGTAGCGCATGCCTTTCCCCGACATTACATTCTTAAAGAAGGGGATTTGCTTAAAGTTGACATGGTATTAAGCGAGCCTTTGGATAAATCAATTGTTGATGTAGCAGCTTTAGATTTTGATAATGTGCCTGAGATGAAAAAATGGACAGAGTCTTATACAGGTGGTTTAGCTGATTCGTGCTGGGCTTATGCCGTTGGAACACCATCTGACGAAGTGAAACAATTGATGGACGTGACCAAAGAAGCCATGTACCGTGGCATTGAAAAAGCAGTGATTGGCAATCGTATCGGCGATATTGGCGCAGCTGTTCAAGAATATGCGGAAAGTTTTGGTTATGGTGTCGTGCGTGACCTTGTAGGACACGGTGTTGGACCAACCATGCACGAAGAGCCGATGGTACCAAATTATGGGACAGCGGGTCGTGGTCTTCGGCTAAAAGAAGGAATGGTCTTGACCGTTGAGCCGATGATTAATACAGGAACTTGGGAAATTGACACTGACATCAAAACAGGTTGGGCTCACAAAACCCTAGACGGTGGCTTATCTTGCCAGTATGAACACCAATTTGTGATTACTAAAGATGGTCCAGTTATCTTAACAAGTCAGGGGGAAGAAAGAACTTACTAA
- the spxR gene encoding CBS-HotDog domain-containing transcription factor SpxR, producing the protein MSKHQDILDYLEKLAIGKRVSVRSISNHLKVSDGTAYRAIKEAENRGIVETKPRSGTVRIEKKGRVRIDRLTYAEIARISDSEVLAGHAGLGHEFSKFSIGAMTQQNIRRYLVKGGLLIVGDRENIQLLALENHNAILVTGGFPVSKRVIETADSQGIPVMVTNYDTFTVATMINHALSNIRIKTDLKTVEQVMIPVKDYGCLYEDNAIEEFNTLIKKTRQVRFPVLDHKAKVIGVVSMRDVVDQLPTTKLTKVMSKNPITAKPNTSLANISQKMIFEDLNMLPVVDEEHALLGIITRRQAMENLPNSQPSNLYTYSEQILSSLEETLDYYQVLIEPTMIDSTGNMSNGVISEFLKEISVRVLTKKHQKNIIIEQMMIYFLHAVQIDDQLKIYPKIITENRRSSTIDIEIFVDAQVIAKAIITTKIN; encoded by the coding sequence ATGAGTAAACATCAAGACATTTTAGATTATTTGGAAAAATTAGCTATTGGCAAACGAGTGAGTGTGAGAAGTATTTCAAACCATTTAAAGGTTAGCGATGGAACGGCTTATCGAGCTATTAAAGAAGCAGAAAATAGAGGCATTGTCGAAACCAAGCCAAGGAGTGGAACTGTCCGTATTGAGAAAAAGGGCAGAGTACGTATTGACCGTCTCACCTACGCTGAAATTGCTCGCATTAGTGATTCTGAAGTGCTAGCTGGGCATGCTGGCTTGGGGCATGAGTTTAGCAAGTTCTCGATTGGTGCTATGACCCAACAAAATATTCGCCGCTACCTCGTTAAAGGAGGGCTTTTAATTGTTGGTGACCGTGAAAATATCCAGCTGCTAGCTCTGGAAAATCATAATGCCATTTTGGTAACGGGTGGATTTCCAGTCTCTAAACGTGTCATTGAAACGGCAGATAGTCAAGGAATCCCTGTAATGGTGACCAATTACGATACCTTTACAGTTGCGACCATGATTAACCATGCCTTGTCTAATATCCGCATCAAAACAGACCTTAAAACTGTTGAACAGGTCATGATTCCTGTCAAGGACTATGGTTGTCTGTATGAGGATAATGCCATTGAAGAATTCAATACTCTCATCAAAAAGACACGACAGGTAAGGTTTCCAGTACTAGATCACAAGGCAAAGGTAATTGGTGTGGTCAGTATGCGTGATGTGGTGGATCAGTTGCCAACTACCAAGCTTACCAAGGTCATGTCTAAAAATCCAATTACAGCTAAACCAAATACCAGTCTTGCAAATATCAGTCAAAAAATGATTTTTGAAGACCTAAACATGTTACCTGTGGTTGATGAAGAGCATGCTTTGCTGGGGATTATTACCCGCAGACAAGCCATGGAAAACCTTCCTAACAGCCAACCAAGTAACCTATATACATACAGTGAACAGATTTTGTCAAGCCTTGAAGAGACTCTTGATTATTATCAGGTACTGATTGAGCCGACCATGATTGATAGCACTGGTAACATGTCAAATGGGGTTATTTCAGAGTTTCTCAAAGAAATCAGTGTTCGAGTGCTGACGAAAAAGCATCAAAAAAATATCATTATTGAACAAATGATGATATACTTTTTACATGCTGTTCAAATTGATGATCAATTAAAGATATATCCCAAAATTATTACGGAAAATAGACGAAGCAGTACTATTGATATCGAAATTTTTGTCGATGCTCAAGTGATTGCCAAAGCTATTATTACAACGAAAATAAATTAG
- a CDS encoding FadR/GntR family transcriptional regulator, translating into MARPLVEQTAERLLHLILERGYEVGAKLPNEYELAQDLDVGRSTIREAVRSLATRNVLEVRQGSGTYVSSKKGVSEDPLGFSLVKDTAKLTADLFELRLLLEPRIAALATQNATPKEIKELEKIVVEIEEAVAAGDPKHLQLDVTFHSMMAKFSGNIAMDSLLPVINKSIHLINANDTNHQMKEGSLQAHRDILTAIKERNPIAAHDAMLLHIMTVKRTAFLP; encoded by the coding sequence ATGGCTAGACCATTAGTTGAACAAACAGCTGAGCGCTTATTGCATCTGATTTTAGAACGTGGTTATGAGGTGGGAGCCAAACTCCCTAATGAGTATGAATTGGCTCAAGATTTAGATGTGGGTCGCAGTACCATCCGTGAAGCTGTCAGAAGTTTGGCAACCCGCAATGTGTTAGAAGTAAGACAAGGGTCTGGGACCTATGTCAGTTCTAAAAAAGGTGTGTCAGAGGATCCACTTGGATTTTCTTTGGTTAAGGATACGGCAAAATTGACAGCTGATTTGTTTGAGTTACGCCTTTTATTGGAACCACGCATTGCAGCATTAGCAACCCAGAATGCCACCCCAAAAGAAATTAAAGAGTTGGAAAAAATCGTTGTGGAAATTGAAGAGGCCGTAGCAGCTGGAGATCCTAAACACTTGCAGTTGGATGTGACTTTCCACTCCATGATGGCTAAATTTAGTGGCAATATTGCCATGGATAGTTTATTGCCTGTCATTAACAAGTCAATTCATCTGATAAATGCGAATGACACAAATCACCAGATGAAAGAAGGTTCCTTACAAGCCCACCGAGATATTTTAACCGCAATCAAGGAAAGAAACCCTATTGCAGCGCATGATGCTATGCTTTTACATATTATGACAGTTAAGCGTACAGCTTTTTTACCTTAG
- a CDS encoding shikimate kinase, which produces MVKVLLGFMGVGKTTVSKQLDGQCKDMDAIIETQIGMSIASFFDQYGEETFREIESQILRQLLLEKEDIVIVTGGGVVVSEENRRLLAANRQHNILLVASFEVLYQRLQEDSLSQRPLFLKYTKEEFHQLYKRRMALYEGLADLVIHVDYRRPEEVAKLIAAF; this is translated from the coding sequence ATGGTTAAAGTTTTATTAGGGTTTATGGGAGTAGGCAAAACAACCGTTTCAAAACAATTGGACGGCCAGTGCAAAGATATGGATGCCATCATTGAGACTCAAATTGGCATGTCAATTGCGAGTTTTTTTGATCAGTATGGAGAAGAAACCTTCAGAGAGATTGAAAGCCAGATTTTGAGACAGCTGCTCTTGGAAAAAGAGGATATTGTGATTGTTACAGGTGGCGGTGTTGTGGTTTCGGAAGAAAATCGTCGCTTGTTGGCAGCAAATCGGCAGCATAATATTCTACTGGTTGCTTCCTTTGAAGTCCTCTACCAACGCTTGCAAGAGGATAGCCTATCTCAAAGGCCTCTTTTTCTCAAATACACTAAAGAAGAGTTTCATCAGCTTTACAAGCGTCGTATGGCACTTTATGAAGGTCTAGCAGATTTAGTGATTCATGTTGATTATCGTAGACCTGAAGAAGTCGCAAAACTAATTGCCGCTTTTTAA
- the aroA gene encoding 3-phosphoshikimate 1-carboxyvinyltransferase, whose protein sequence is MKLQTNAGPLRGIIKVPGDKSISHRAVILGAIAEGDTRVKGLLKGEDVLSTIQTFRDLGVRIDEIEDQLIVHGQGFQGLTAPNRILDMGNSGTSMRLMAGLLAGQSFEVMMTGDDSLSRRPMDRIVLPLTQMGAQVSGEGAKHFPPLKLKGSHDLRPISYSLPVASAQVKSAILLAALQTRGTTQVIEKEITRNHTEEMIEQFGGQLAVEGKTIRLTGPQTLVGQEVTVPGDISSAAFWLVAGLIIPSSAILLKNVGINPTRTGVLEVIERMGGQVTYENIEEKSQAADLCVTYSHLKGTTISGELIPRLIDELPVIALMATQAQGTTHIKDAQELRVKETDRIQVVTDILNSMGANIEATADGMMIQGPTPLHGTQTSTFGDHRIGMMTAIAALLVSQGEVILEREETIMTSYPSFFTDLERLCHG, encoded by the coding sequence ATGAAATTACAAACAAATGCAGGCCCCTTGCGAGGAATAATTAAGGTTCCGGGAGACAAGTCTATTAGTCACCGAGCAGTGATTTTAGGGGCCATAGCAGAAGGAGACACAAGAGTGAAAGGTTTGTTAAAGGGGGAAGATGTGCTTTCTACTATACAAACCTTTAGAGATTTAGGTGTTCGTATTGACGAAATAGAGGATCAACTTATCGTACATGGTCAAGGCTTTCAAGGGCTAACGGCTCCCAATCGCATTCTTGATATGGGAAATTCTGGTACCTCCATGCGCCTGATGGCTGGATTATTGGCAGGACAATCTTTTGAAGTGATGATGACGGGTGACGATAGTTTATCAAGGCGGCCAATGGATCGTATTGTTCTTCCCTTAACTCAAATGGGTGCTCAGGTATCAGGAGAAGGTGCTAAGCATTTCCCCCCTCTTAAGTTAAAAGGAAGCCATGATTTACGACCAATAAGCTATTCTCTACCTGTTGCTTCTGCTCAGGTAAAATCAGCTATTTTATTGGCAGCTCTGCAAACACGTGGAACCACACAGGTGATTGAAAAAGAAATAACCCGTAATCATACCGAGGAAATGATTGAGCAATTCGGTGGGCAACTTGCTGTTGAAGGAAAAACGATTAGATTGACTGGTCCTCAGACCTTAGTAGGGCAAGAAGTGACTGTACCAGGAGATATTTCCAGCGCTGCCTTCTGGTTAGTGGCAGGGCTGATTATTCCCAGCTCAGCTATTCTTCTCAAAAATGTCGGGATCAACCCTACAAGGACGGGTGTTTTAGAGGTGATTGAACGAATGGGTGGACAGGTCACTTACGAAAACATTGAGGAAAAGTCCCAAGCTGCTGACCTTTGTGTGACATATTCTCATTTAAAAGGAACCACGATTTCAGGAGAACTTATTCCGCGATTGATTGATGAGTTGCCCGTTATTGCTCTGATGGCCACACAGGCACAAGGTACTACTCACATTAAAGATGCCCAAGAATTACGGGTCAAAGAAACAGATCGTATTCAAGTGGTAACCGATATTCTTAATAGTATGGGTGCTAATATTGAAGCGACAGCTGATGGTATGATGATTCAAGGTCCGACCCCCCTTCATGGAACCCAAACAAGTACCTTTGGAGATCATCGAATTGGCATGATGACAGCTATTGCAGCTTTACTCGTATCACAAGGGGAAGTTATTTTGGAAAGAGAAGAGACTATCATGACGTCTTACCCAAGCTTTTTCACCGATTTGGAAAGGTTATGCCATGGTTAA
- a CDS encoding YihY/virulence factor BrkB family protein, with amino-acid sequence MAEKKFFDKVMSKWQYEPIQAFMRHFQSAEMDLSAIAVAYYLILTAFPLVIIAANIFPYLNIDISDLLRLMKQNLPKDIFRPASSIVVNIFSKPSGSVLGVATLTGLWTMSRSLTSLQKAVNKAYGASQHRDFFIGHLVGLLTSLIILFLLAFALIFSTFSKAAIQVLDNHYHLSDNITTVFLLLIQPITVLIIFVGLMLLYFLLPNVKIKKIRYILPGTLFTSFVMTFLSNMVGNYVVHNVERMVDIKTFGSVMIFIIMLWFIFLARILILGAVFNATYQEISMGKLEGRSGDVVSILKKTLGNDADQSQASSFDEDDRD; translated from the coding sequence ATGGCAGAAAAAAAATTCTTTGATAAGGTGATGTCCAAGTGGCAATATGAACCAATTCAAGCTTTTATGAGGCATTTTCAAAGTGCAGAGATGGATTTGTCTGCCATTGCGGTTGCCTATTACCTTATCTTGACAGCCTTTCCATTGGTTATTATTGCAGCCAATATCTTTCCTTACCTCAATATTGATATTTCAGACCTCTTGCGTTTGATGAAACAAAACCTACCTAAAGATATTTTTAGGCCAGCTTCTTCGATTGTGGTCAATATCTTTTCTAAACCTTCTGGCAGTGTCTTGGGAGTGGCGACTTTGACGGGTTTGTGGACCATGTCACGAAGTTTGACCTCCTTGCAAAAAGCTGTTAATAAGGCGTATGGAGCTTCTCAACATCGAGATTTCTTTATCGGTCATCTGGTTGGTCTATTGACCAGTTTGATTATTTTGTTCTTATTAGCCTTTGCCTTAATTTTTTCAACCTTTTCAAAGGCGGCCATTCAAGTGTTGGACAACCATTACCATTTGAGTGATAATATCACGACAGTTTTCTTACTCTTAATTCAGCCGATTACCGTTTTGATTATTTTTGTCGGCTTGATGCTATTATATTTTTTGCTACCCAATGTTAAGATTAAAAAAATTCGTTACATTTTACCGGGAACCTTATTCACATCATTTGTCATGACTTTTTTGAGTAATATGGTTGGCAACTATGTGGTGCATAACGTTGAACGAATGGTGGATATCAAAACTTTTGGTTCGGTGATGATCTTCATTATCATGTTATGGTTTATCTTCTTAGCCAGAATTTTGATTTTGGGAGCCGTCTTTAACGCTACCTATCAGGAAATTTCCATGGGCAAGCTTGAAGGACGCAGTGGTGATGTGGTCTCCATTCTCAAAAAAACCTTGGGCAATGACGCTGACCAGTCCCAAGCTTCCTCTTTTGATGAAGACGACAGGGATTAA